One genomic region from candidate division WOR-3 bacterium encodes:
- a CDS encoding multiheme c-type cytochrome, whose product MVKKTIFSLIIAGILFPFGLKASKCVTCHEKVTPQIVKEWKLSKHSQNDVDCSVCHGEHTGAKDIDKLKMPTPETCANCHEQRVKEFKEGKHALGWIAMKAMPMVMHQPIQVGGEKGFKGCSGCHKIGLKSEEELKEAKFYYGTGSCDACHTRHKFSVEEAKDPRACRTCHMGFDHPQWEMWSTSKHGTIWEIEGNSGRAPTCQTCHMPDGNHAVMTAWGFLALRVPEDDKEWWDNRVTILKALGVLDDKNNPTERFEAVKAAKVARLTKEDWEKERDKMLKVCSNCHSQKYVREQLEASDAVLKEADKLMAEAIKTVKELYDKGFLKKPENWKFAPDLLQFYEAKSSIEQELYVMFLEYRMRTFQGAFHANPDYMHWYGWAKMKESLQKIKDEAEKLKREHKK is encoded by the coding sequence ATGGTTAAAAAAACAATCTTTTCTTTAATAATAGCGGGAATTTTGTTTCCGTTTGGTCTAAAAGCAAGTAAATGTGTAACCTGTCATGAAAAAGTTACTCCGCAAATTGTAAAAGAATGGAAATTAAGTAAGCACTCTCAAAATGATGTGGATTGTTCAGTCTGTCATGGTGAGCATACAGGAGCAAAGGATATAGATAAACTTAAAATGCCTACCCCTGAAACCTGTGCTAACTGTCATGAGCAAAGAGTTAAGGAATTTAAAGAAGGAAAGCATGCCTTAGGGTGGATAGCAATGAAGGCTATGCCAATGGTAATGCACCAGCCAATACAGGTGGGAGGAGAAAAGGGATTTAAGGGTTGTTCAGGATGTCACAAAATAGGATTAAAATCAGAAGAGGAACTTAAGGAAGCAAAATTCTATTATGGAACAGGTTCCTGTGATGCCTGTCATACAAGGCACAAATTCAGTGTTGAGGAAGCAAAAGATCCAAGAGCATGTAGAACATGTCATATGGGATTTGATCATCCTCAGTGGGAGATGTGGTCAACTTCAAAGCATGGGACAATTTGGGAAATTGAGGGAAATTCTGGAAGAGCACCGACTTGCCAAACCTGTCATATGCCTGATGGGAACCATGCTGTTATGACTGCCTGGGGATTTCTTGCTTTAAGGGTTCCTGAAGATGATAAGGAATGGTGGGATAATAGGGTAACTATACTAAAGGCTCTTGGGGTTCTTGATGATAAGAATAATCCTACTGAAAGATTTGAAGCTGTTAAAGCTGCAAAAGTTGCAAGATTGACAAAAGAAGATTGGGAAAAGGAAAGAGATAAAATGTTAAAGGTTTGTTCTAACTGTCATTCACAAAAATATGTAAGAGAGCAACTTGAAGCTTCTGATGCGGTTTTAAAAGAAGCAGATAAACTTATGGCTGAAGCAATAAAAACTGTAAAGGAACTCTATGATAAGGGATTTTTAAAGAAACCTGAAAATTGGAAATTTGCGCCTGATTTGTTACAGTTTTATGAAGCAAAATCGTCAATTGAACAGGAACTCTATGTTATGTTTCTTGAATACAGAATGAGAACATTTCAGGGTGCCTTCCATGCTAATCCTGACTATATGCACTGGTACGGATGGGCAAAGATGAAGGAATCCTTACAGAAAATTAAGGACGAAGCAGAAAAACTCAAAAGGGAACATAAAAAGTAA
- a CDS encoding bifunctional nuclease family protein, giving the protein MNFIFTFFILTKLIEVEVFDLIPQREGGYTLVLKEINSNSLLPISIGENEGISILRELNKMESRRPLTYELVNNIIEKLGAKIEKVTIDKFENETYFATLHLKQGKRKILIDSRPSDAINLAIRKKAKIYVDEKVFEKMKIELKEEKREKGFKI; this is encoded by the coding sequence ATGAACTTTATTTTTACTTTTTTTATTTTAACAAAATTGATTGAGGTTGAGGTTTTTGACTTAATACCTCAAAGGGAAGGTGGTTATACTCTTGTTCTTAAAGAAATTAACTCCAACTCTTTATTACCCATTTCCATAGGAGAAAATGAAGGAATATCAATTTTAAGGGAACTTAATAAAATGGAATCAAGAAGACCCCTCACCTATGAACTTGTTAATAACATAATAGAAAAACTTGGAGCTAAAATTGAAAAGGTCACTATTGATAAATTTGAAAATGAAACATATTTTGCAACTCTACATTTAAAACAGGGAAAAAGAAAAATTTTAATTGACTCAAGACCTTCTGACGCAATTAACCTTGCTATAAGAAAAAAAGCTAAAATATATGTTGATGAAAAAGTTTTTGAAAAAATGAAAATTGAACTTAAAGAGGAAAAAAGAGAAAAAGGATTTAAAATTTAA
- a CDS encoding cytochrome c biogenesis protein, whose protein sequence is MKIKKEYILAFLALLTGFFTFYLSLLGTPPERKMGDLVRIMYIHVPQAWLSFLSFTLVFIFSIIYLLKKNLKWDILAEVSGEIGVLFIILTLITGMLWAKSVWGHFWVWDPRLTTTLILFFLYTAYMIFRGFIETPDKRARFASVLGIIIYIDVPLVYFSVKLWRSVHPSAFTPGDVLITSSMRYALFFNVIPYVFLFVLIFLLRYKIAKRELKKLEETL, encoded by the coding sequence ATGAAAATAAAAAAGGAATACATTTTGGCATTTTTAGCCCTTTTAACAGGTTTTTTTACTTTTTACCTTTCACTTTTAGGGACACCTCCTGAAAGAAAGATGGGGGATCTTGTGAGAATAATGTATATTCATGTTCCGCAAGCATGGCTTTCTTTTTTATCTTTTACTTTGGTTTTTATTTTCAGTATTATTTATCTTTTGAAAAAAAATTTAAAATGGGATATACTTGCTGAAGTCTCAGGCGAAATTGGTGTTTTGTTTATAATCCTTACACTTATTACAGGAATGTTATGGGCAAAATCTGTTTGGGGTCATTTCTGGGTTTGGGATCCAAGATTAACTACAACCTTGATTTTATTTTTTCTTTACACTGCTTATATGATTTTTAGGGGATTTATTGAAACACCTGACAAAAGGGCAAGATTTGCTTCAGTTCTTGGAATAATAATTTATATTGATGTTCCTCTTGTTTATTTTTCTGTGAAATTATGGAGATCAGTCCATCCTTCTGCTTTTACGCCTGGTGATGTATTGATAACATCATCAATGAGATATGCTTTATTTTTTAATGTTATTCCCTATGTTTTTCTCTTTGTATTAATATTTTTGCTTAGATACAAGATTGCTAAAAGAGAATTAAAAAAATTGGAGGAAACTTTATGA